Proteins co-encoded in one Mycobacterium mantenii genomic window:
- a CDS encoding LGFP repeat-containing protein yields MRTIAYRHAAGVGMAAVALITVSCSSGKSVDASAPPQAKVSATSTSQAPAQPSEVKIIGERDVEVTLTGPIAAKYSSATQDQRQALGKPLTGDRNAGTRESGVVFQQFQGGAITARNGEAGTPAYIILGKIREAWNVPRSPDGVPAVSGTNGSAGPLGLPISDQNAVGDLLVSNFEHGSIGYNPKTGQVEVTVNGKAVPPGL; encoded by the coding sequence ATGAGAACGATCGCATACCGCCACGCCGCAGGCGTCGGCATGGCCGCCGTCGCGCTGATCACTGTGAGCTGCAGCAGTGGCAAGAGCGTCGACGCGTCGGCGCCGCCTCAGGCCAAGGTGAGCGCCACCTCCACGTCCCAAGCCCCGGCGCAGCCCTCCGAGGTAAAGATCATCGGGGAGCGCGACGTCGAGGTGACTCTCACCGGCCCGATCGCTGCCAAGTACTCGTCGGCAACCCAGGATCAGCGGCAGGCTCTCGGCAAACCATTGACGGGTGACCGCAACGCGGGCACACGGGAGAGCGGCGTGGTATTTCAGCAGTTCCAGGGCGGCGCGATTACCGCCAGAAACGGTGAGGCCGGCACGCCCGCCTATATCATCCTGGGCAAGATCCGGGAGGCCTGGAACGTCCCACGCAGCCCGGACGGCGTGCCTGCCGTCAGTGGCACTAACGGTTCGGCAGGTCCGCTCGGGTTGCCCATCAGCGACCAGAACGCCGTCGGCGATCTGCTCGTGTCGAACTTCGAGCACGGCAGCATCGGGTACAACCCGAAGACCGGCCAGGTCGAGGTGACGGTGAACGGCAAAGCCGTACCACCCGGGCTGTAG